The sequence below is a genomic window from Rudanella lutea DSM 19387.
ATCAGTCCCGTTGTTCTAAAAAAAGTAATCTTCGGACACAAAGGCGAAGCCCGGCTCGAAAACTGGCTCGAAAAGCTGCTCCAGAAACCCTACCCCACCACCGGTACCCCACGCATAGGCACCCTACGCAGCACCTGGAAAAAGCAGTACCACATTGACCTCGATTCGCTGGTACATCCGCTTCTGTTTCGGATTTTGTGCTCGTACCTCGATCAGGGCATTGCGATCTGGGGGTTTCCGGTCACCAACACGACGTTTCTGGACGCCCTGCGCGAGATGGAGCGCCATAGCTTGACCAGTTTTTTCCGGACGCGCCGAGCCCGTAACCTCCTGCTCAACGGCACGCCTTCCATAAGCGAGTTGCTCGATCTGCTCGTGGGCGACGAAACCCTGTACGAGACCTACCTCTTCGACGGGCAATTTGCGCATCAGGGCTGGTCGGGCATGGTATCGGCCATTGAGGATGGCCCCCAAACGCTACTCGACCGCCGGCAGCTCTCCCTGCATGACCTGATCACGTTTGAACTGCTACTCGAAATCGACGCACTTGACGCCCATTTCGGTACCCAATGGCAGCCTCTGAGCCAGACGTTGTCTCACAAACCCACCGACCTCTTTGCCAACACCCCCGTTACCGAGCGCGACGAGGTGCTGATGATGTGGCAGGAAGCGTTTGAATGGAGCTATTACGATCAGGTACTGGCCGGGATTCAGCAGAACAAACTCACCCGCAAACAAACGATAGGCAAAAGTTTTCAGGCCCTGTTTTGCATCGACGACCGCGAAGAGTCGATGCGCCGGTATCTGGAGCAGCTCGACCCCCGCTGCGAAACCTTCGGAACACCCGGTTTCTTCGGGGTTGAGTTTTTCTTCCAGCCCGAAACCGGCAAATTCTACGAGAAAGTTTGCCCGGCTCCGGTCACGCCCAAGTACCTTGTCAAAGAGCAGGGGCGCACGACGAAGAAGCAAAAAGACGTGCATTTCAACAAGCACGCACACTCGTTTTACAGCGGCTGGCTTATCTCGCAAACCCTCGGTTTCTGGTCGGCGCTGCGGCTCTTCCTGAATATTTTCCGACCTACCATGAGCCCATCGATGGCGTCGTCGTTTCGGCATATGGACGGAGCCGCCCGGCTGACAATTGAACATACCCATCAGCACGCCCCCGAAAACGACCTGCAGGTAGGGTTTACCGTCCCCGAAATGGCCGACCGGGTCGAGGGAGTCCTCAAAAGCATCGGGCTGGTCAAAAATTTTGCCTCGCTCGTGTACGTCGTTGGGCATGGTTCCAGTACCATCAACAACCCCCACTACGCGGCCTACGACTGTGGTGCCTGCTCAGGGCGGTCGGGCTCGGCCAATGCGCGGGTGCTGTGCTACATGGCCAACCACCCGCAGGTACGGGTGTTACTCCACGAACGCGGCATTGATATTCCGGACGATACGCAGTTTGTAGGTGCTCTGCACGATACCACCCGCGACGAAATTGCGTTTTTCGACGATCAGGCGCTGCAGGTTGGCAATCGGGAGTTCCATCAGCTCAACCGGCAAACGTTTGCCGAAGCCCTCGACCTGAACGCCAAGGAACGGTCGCGCCGGTTTGAGTCGATTGATTCGAGCCTTACCCCCGAGCAAATTCACGACAAGGTAAAAATCCGGTCGGTGTCGTTGTTTGAACCGCGCCCTGAGCTCAACCACGCTACCAACGCCCTATGCATTGTGGGTCGGAGGGCCATGACCAAGGGCCTTTTTCTGGACCGGCGGGCGCTCATGAACTCGTACAATTACGCCATTGACCCCGACGGCCATTACCTGCTCAATATTCTGAAAGCAGCCACGCCCGTTTGCGGAGGCATCAATCTGGAGTACTTTTTCTCCCGGATGGACAACCAGAAACTGGGGGCGGGTACCAAGCTGCCGCATAACGTGATGGGCCTGATTGGAGTGGCCAACGGTATCGACGGCGATCTACGGCCGGGATTACCCAGCCAGATGATTGAGGTCCACGACCCGCTGCGGCTGCTCATGATTGTGGAGCATTACCCGGATGTAGTACTCGCTACCATCCAGAAAATTCCGGCGGTGTACGAGTGGTACAGCAACAACTGGATCAACCTGGTGGCGGTACACCCCGAAACCCGCGCCCTGTACGTGTTCAAAGCAGGCGATTTTGTCGATTACCATCCCCTTACCGACCACCTCGACGCCGTTGCCGATGTGGAGCCATTGGTTGAATCGAATGGGGAAAATTTCCCGGTCTTTATCCTCTCATAACCTTCCGGAATGGCTTCGTTACTTCCCTTTTTTGTTTTCTTGCCCCTGGTAGGCTACCTGGTCAGCCTGCTGGTTCCGGCCCGGCGCGAAACACTTATCTCGCAGATTGCCGTATTCACCGTTGGCCTGCATCTGCTGGGGACCGTTCTATTTCTGGGTGTCTGGCTGCTGGCGGGCCACCCCACGCTCGACGTGAAAGAGATTGTGTTGCTCCGAACGAGCAGCTACGAGTTTTTTGTCGACTTCGACTTTGACGTGGTCACGGCTGTGTACCTATTTGTGGGCGCGTTTCTGACGTTTCTGATCACGCGCTACAGCCGGGCGTACATGCACCGCGAAGCAGGTTACAAGCGGTTTTTCAATACGATTCTGTTCTTCTATGTCGGGTACACGCTCACCATTTTGTCGGGCAACCTCGAAACCCTGTTTATCGGCTGGGAAATTCTGGGCATCTCGTCGTTTTTGCTGATTGCCTTTTACCGGGACCGGTATCTGCCGGTCAAGAACGCCGTAAAAGTGTTTTCGCTGTACCGTATTGGCGACGTAGGTCTGATTCTGGCCATGTGGATGAGTCACCACCTCTGGCATCAGAACACCACGTTTTTGCAACTGCGCAACTACGAGCTGGTGCATGAGCATCTGCAAAGCCACACCCTGATCGGGGTGTTTATCTCGGTCATGATTCTGCTGTCGGCGGCTGTCAAATCAGCGCAGCTTCCGTTTTCGTCGTGGTTACCCCGAGCTATGGAAGGCCCCACCCCATCGAGCGCTATTTTCTACGGATCGCTGTCGGTACACCTCGGTGTTTTTCTGTTGTTGCGCACCTATCCGTTCTGGGAGCAGCAAGTGTCGGTACGAGTGCTCATCGGGGCCGTGGGCTTATGTTCGGCTCTCGTGGCTACGGGTATTGCGCGGGTGCAATCGTCGGTAAAGAGTCAGATCGCCTACGCATCCATTGCACAGATTGGGCTTATGTTTATCGAGATTGCGGCCGGTTGGGGGCATCTGGCGTTGTTTCACTTTGCGGGCAACGCGTTTTTGCGGACGTACCAGTTGCTGGTGTCACCTTCGGTGGTGAGCTATCAGATTCGGGAGCAGTTTTATCATTTTTCACCGCATCCGCAGTCGATTGAGCGGTTTTACCCGAAAAAAATCGCCTACACGTTCTACATGCTTTGCCTCAAAGAATGGAACCTCGACTCGCTCATGTACCGGTTTCTGTGGAACCCGCTCAAAGCTATTGGCCGTCGGCTCGATTTTCTGACGCTCAACCGGGTGCTGTTCTTCTTTGTACCGATCTACGGGCTCGGATTGCTCCTGTTGGTCAACGAAGATGCCCTCTCACCCGATTTTGAGCACACCCTGCCTATGGTCTTTTCGCTCCTTGGCCTGTTGATGGTCCTGAAAGCCTTCACCGAGCGTAAAAAAGCCCGCATGAGCTGGGTTCTGATTCTGATGAATCACTTTTTTGTGGCATTGGCCATCTCGTTCAACGAGCATTTCCGGTTCGAGCAGACCCTGCTGTACCTGAGCGGGATTGTGGTAGCTGGCGTACTTGGGTTCATTGTACTTACCCGCCTGAAAACGCTCGAAACCAGTATTGATCTGGGTCGTTTTCATGGCCATGCCTACAAGCACCGGCTGCTGGCGTTCCTGTTTTTGCTGTGCTGTCTGGGGGTTTCGGGTTTTCCGATCACCCCGACGTTTGTGGGGGAAGACCTCATTTTCACCCACATCCACGAAAATCAGCTGGCGCTGGCCTTCTTTACCGCGCTCAGTTTCATTGTTGATGGTCTGGCGCTAATTCGCATTTACGCCCGCGTTTTTCTGGGCCCACACGTACGGTCGGTATTTGATATGGCCTACCGATCGTCGTAAAAACATCCGGCCTACTCGCCTTACCGGGTACCGGCTACTTTCCTCATTTTAACCAATTTGCCAGCCAGCCTGCCCTTGAGGTAGGCTGGCTTTTTTGCTTTTCACCCACAAAAAAGAAAGCGTCAGCCCTCTTCCTCCTAAAAACAAAACACCGGTTTTAATCTATATTTAAGGCGAATTACCTTCACTACTTCTTTTTTAGTTGCCTCAATTAATTCGTTCAATAGTAGTAAGTAGTCGGATTGAATCAGTTTGATAGGTACAAAAGGCTGATTTCGGACGGCAATGGGCGGGAGCATTCCCGACCGATTTGTCGTACACGCAACCCGTTTGGTACACGCAAAACTGTAGATTAGTTAATGACCCAGTAACCTTATTCCCCTTGTATGGCTCCTGATCTTCCTGTTCGTCACCCGACCGACCATATCCGTAAGGATCTGACGGCCTCGGTCTCGCTCTTTCTGGCCTCGCTCCCTCTTTGTCTGGGTATTGCGCTGGCTTCGGGCGGTCCCTCACTCTCTGGCCTCATTGCGGGCATCATCGGCGGCTTAGTAGTTGGCGCCCTTTCCGACTCCGAAGTGAGCGTAAGTGGCCCCGCAGCCGGTTTGGCCGTTATCGTAGCCGATGCCATCCGGTCGCTCGGCTCGTACGAAAGTTTTCTGGTCGCGCTGGTCCTGGCCGGTATTCTTCAGTTACTGCTCGGTTTTCTGAAAGCCGGGCGGCTCAGCAGCTTCTTTCCTAACTCGGTAGTTCGGGGGATGCTGGTGGGTATTGGCATTGTGATTGTGTTGAAGCAGATTCCGCACGCGCTGGGCCGCGACACCGATTTCGAAGGTGATTTTGAGTTTCAGCAACTGGCCGACCGCGAAAACACCCTCACCGAACTGGTGCGGGCCTTTGCCGACCCGGCTCCGGGCGCGGTCATCATCAGCGTGGTTTCACTCGCCATTTTGCTTGGCTGGAGCGCTATGACCAACCGGGGCAACCGCTTTTTCGACTGGCTACCGGCCGCGCTGGTAGTTGTGGTAGCAGGTGTGGGCTTGAATCAGCTCTTCCGGGTGTCGATGCCTGAGTGGTATCTGGGCGATTCGAGTGGCCACATGGTTCGGATTCCCGACCTGTCGGGCGCGAGTTTATCGTCCCTGATGAACTTCCCCAACCTGAGTGCCCTCGGCAGCGGACGCGTGTACGTAGTTGCCCTTACGTTAGCACTGGTAGCCAGCCTGGAGGCCCTGCTCAACCTCGAAGCGTCGGAGCGCCTTGACCCCCTCCGGCGGGTACCCTCGTCGAGCCGCGAACTGGTGGCACAGGGTATCGGCAACATCACGTCGGGCCTGGTCGGTGGCCTACCGGTAACATCGGTGGTCGTTCGGACCACAACCAACATCGTGAGCGGAGCCCAAACCCGGCTCTCGACACTGGTGAATGGGGGCCTGTTGCTCTTATCGCTATTTTTTGCCGGTTCTATCCTGAACCACATTCCGCTCGCGTGTTTGGCGGCCCTGCTCATTGTGGTGGGTGTTAACCTGATTAAACCCCGGGTGTTGGCAGCCATTTACGGCGAAGGTATGAGCCAGTTTATTCCGTTTCTGGTGACGGTGGTGGGCATCATTTTCACCGACCTTCTCATCGGTATTGCCATGGGCGCGGTGGTTGGTTTGCTGTTTGTACTGTACACAAACTCGC
It includes:
- a CDS encoding YbcC family protein, with amino-acid sequence METNHSGFDEHRVIHSLKHYLPAQAPLKDFVHHNTLHSFQDRPFFDAIRSASQVFGYKVSLALNEYRAMYSSGQISPVVLKKVIFGHKGEARLENWLEKLLQKPYPTTGTPRIGTLRSTWKKQYHIDLDSLVHPLLFRILCSYLDQGIAIWGFPVTNTTFLDALREMERHSLTSFFRTRRARNLLLNGTPSISELLDLLVGDETLYETYLFDGQFAHQGWSGMVSAIEDGPQTLLDRRQLSLHDLITFELLLEIDALDAHFGTQWQPLSQTLSHKPTDLFANTPVTERDEVLMMWQEAFEWSYYDQVLAGIQQNKLTRKQTIGKSFQALFCIDDREESMRRYLEQLDPRCETFGTPGFFGVEFFFQPETGKFYEKVCPAPVTPKYLVKEQGRTTKKQKDVHFNKHAHSFYSGWLISQTLGFWSALRLFLNIFRPTMSPSMASSFRHMDGAARLTIEHTHQHAPENDLQVGFTVPEMADRVEGVLKSIGLVKNFASLVYVVGHGSSTINNPHYAAYDCGACSGRSGSANARVLCYMANHPQVRVLLHERGIDIPDDTQFVGALHDTTRDEIAFFDDQALQVGNREFHQLNRQTFAEALDLNAKERSRRFESIDSSLTPEQIHDKVKIRSVSLFEPRPELNHATNALCIVGRRAMTKGLFLDRRALMNSYNYAIDPDGHYLLNILKAATPVCGGINLEYFFSRMDNQKLGAGTKLPHNVMGLIGVANGIDGDLRPGLPSQMIEVHDPLRLLMIVEHYPDVVLATIQKIPAVYEWYSNNWINLVAVHPETRALYVFKAGDFVDYHPLTDHLDAVADVEPLVESNGENFPVFILS
- a CDS encoding proton-conducting transporter membrane subunit, translated to MASLLPFFVFLPLVGYLVSLLVPARRETLISQIAVFTVGLHLLGTVLFLGVWLLAGHPTLDVKEIVLLRTSSYEFFVDFDFDVVTAVYLFVGAFLTFLITRYSRAYMHREAGYKRFFNTILFFYVGYTLTILSGNLETLFIGWEILGISSFLLIAFYRDRYLPVKNAVKVFSLYRIGDVGLILAMWMSHHLWHQNTTFLQLRNYELVHEHLQSHTLIGVFISVMILLSAAVKSAQLPFSSWLPRAMEGPTPSSAIFYGSLSVHLGVFLLLRTYPFWEQQVSVRVLIGAVGLCSALVATGIARVQSSVKSQIAYASIAQIGLMFIEIAAGWGHLALFHFAGNAFLRTYQLLVSPSVVSYQIREQFYHFSPHPQSIERFYPKKIAYTFYMLCLKEWNLDSLMYRFLWNPLKAIGRRLDFLTLNRVLFFFVPIYGLGLLLLVNEDALSPDFEHTLPMVFSLLGLLMVLKAFTERKKARMSWVLILMNHFFVALAISFNEHFRFEQTLLYLSGIVVAGVLGFIVLTRLKTLETSIDLGRFHGHAYKHRLLAFLFLLCCLGVSGFPITPTFVGEDLIFTHIHENQLALAFFTALSFIVDGLALIRIYARVFLGPHVRSVFDMAYRSS
- a CDS encoding SulP family inorganic anion transporter; amino-acid sequence: MAPDLPVRHPTDHIRKDLTASVSLFLASLPLCLGIALASGGPSLSGLIAGIIGGLVVGALSDSEVSVSGPAAGLAVIVADAIRSLGSYESFLVALVLAGILQLLLGFLKAGRLSSFFPNSVVRGMLVGIGIVIVLKQIPHALGRDTDFEGDFEFQQLADRENTLTELVRAFADPAPGAVIISVVSLAILLGWSAMTNRGNRFFDWLPAALVVVVAGVGLNQLFRVSMPEWYLGDSSGHMVRIPDLSGASLSSLMNFPNLSALGSGRVYVVALTLALVASLEALLNLEASERLDPLRRVPSSSRELVAQGIGNITSGLVGGLPVTSVVVRTTTNIVSGAQTRLSTLVNGGLLLLSLFFAGSILNHIPLACLAALLIVVGVNLIKPRVLAAIYGEGMSQFIPFLVTVVGIIFTDLLIGIAMGAVVGLLFVLYTNSQASFRVIREGNNVLIKFQRDMYFLSKPQLKEALQALRPGDSVLIDGRYATFVDSDVYTLLVDFAETAKNQGIKYEMRQVTQRKRNEPTYAPI